In Stieleria varia, one genomic interval encodes:
- a CDS encoding M1 family metallopeptidase, whose amino-acid sequence MFLAATGTVATRANAQELPNAKHSDSKDKFFQIDSWLPTPGQTRTASGAPGPAYWQQRADYDMDITLDDENQRIEGKVRITYHNLSPHPLSYLWIQLDQNRFRPDSDQVLTEDAPDLRSRISFTDMKSILTRMVFNGGYTLKSVTDEKGGKLSYTVNKTMMRIDLPEPLAAEQTTTIVIDYSYNIVDAKVIRARGGYEFFEEDKNHIYEIAQFYPRVAAYTDYVGWQNKQFLGRGEFTLELGDYRVRLTVPEDMVVAATGTLQNAEQVMSPVWSQRLAKARTSDVPVYVITPEEAKENETRRGGGNKTWTFEASDVRDFAFAASRKFIWDAMGVDVDGRRVLAMSYFPREADPLWSQYSTEAIAHTLEVYGRYALSYPYPVAISVNGPVYGMEYPMICFNGPRPETDGTYSKNTKYALISVIIHEVGHNFFPMIVNSDERQWTWMDEGLNTFLQFLAEQEWEEDYPSRRGPPEKIVPYMVGGNQRPIMTGSEEILQFGNNGYSKPATALNILRETILGRELFDFAFREYAQRWKFKRPTPADFFRTMEDASGVDLDWFWRGWFYSTEHVDIGIESVRLYQIDSGDPDEKAERDRQERDRKEPDVSEERNKPIAKRIEWQPGLKDFYNNPEYDPYKVEEEDRKSFQKFLDGLSSDERSLLRRTTNFYVVDFRNVGGLVMPVIVRIHYSDNTNEMLRIPAEIWRRNSQRVSKLIVSDKEIVSLELDPKRETADSSESNNHWPPKLVPSRFKLFKDEKKKNEMQKANVEQTKDDSAGKEEADDKDAKKESAPPEQSGKTDDVEGESR is encoded by the coding sequence ATGTTTCTTGCCGCGACCGGGACCGTCGCGACGCGAGCCAACGCACAAGAGTTGCCCAACGCCAAGCACTCCGATTCCAAAGACAAGTTCTTTCAAATCGATTCGTGGTTGCCTACGCCGGGGCAGACGCGGACGGCGTCGGGTGCCCCCGGGCCGGCCTACTGGCAACAGCGTGCCGATTACGACATGGACATCACGCTTGATGATGAGAACCAGCGTATCGAGGGCAAGGTCCGGATCACTTATCACAATCTGTCACCCCACCCACTGAGTTATCTCTGGATTCAACTGGACCAAAATCGATTTCGACCCGACTCGGATCAAGTATTGACGGAGGACGCACCGGACCTTCGATCTCGGATCTCGTTCACGGACATGAAATCGATTTTGACGCGGATGGTGTTCAATGGTGGTTACACGCTGAAATCGGTCACGGATGAAAAGGGCGGCAAGCTGTCCTACACCGTCAACAAGACCATGATGCGTATCGATTTGCCCGAGCCGTTGGCTGCCGAGCAAACAACGACGATCGTCATCGACTACTCGTACAACATCGTCGACGCGAAAGTGATCCGCGCCCGTGGGGGCTACGAGTTCTTTGAAGAAGACAAAAACCACATCTACGAAATCGCGCAATTCTATCCCCGAGTGGCGGCGTACACCGACTACGTCGGCTGGCAGAACAAACAGTTTCTCGGCCGCGGCGAGTTCACACTTGAGCTGGGCGATTATCGCGTTCGCCTGACCGTCCCCGAAGACATGGTCGTCGCCGCGACCGGGACGCTGCAAAATGCCGAGCAAGTCATGTCGCCGGTTTGGTCGCAGCGTCTGGCCAAGGCACGCACGTCCGACGTGCCGGTCTACGTTATCACGCCGGAGGAAGCCAAGGAGAACGAAACGCGACGAGGCGGCGGCAACAAGACATGGACTTTTGAAGCCAGTGATGTTCGCGATTTCGCGTTCGCCGCCAGTCGCAAGTTCATCTGGGACGCGATGGGCGTCGACGTCGACGGCCGACGCGTCTTGGCCATGTCGTACTTTCCCCGTGAAGCCGACCCGTTGTGGAGCCAGTATTCCACCGAAGCGATCGCGCACACGCTGGAGGTCTACGGTCGATACGCGTTGTCGTATCCTTACCCCGTCGCCATCAGCGTCAACGGACCGGTCTACGGCATGGAATACCCGATGATCTGCTTCAACGGCCCCCGACCGGAAACCGATGGGACGTACAGCAAGAATACCAAATACGCGTTGATCTCCGTGATCATCCACGAGGTCGGTCACAACTTTTTTCCGATGATCGTCAACAGCGACGAACGACAATGGACGTGGATGGACGAAGGACTCAACACGTTCCTGCAATTCTTGGCCGAGCAGGAGTGGGAGGAGGACTACCCGTCGCGTCGCGGGCCGCCTGAGAAAATCGTGCCCTACATGGTCGGTGGCAACCAACGCCCGATCATGACCGGTAGCGAAGAAATCCTGCAGTTCGGCAACAATGGGTACTCCAAACCCGCCACCGCTCTGAACATCCTGAGGGAAACCATCCTGGGTCGCGAGTTGTTTGACTTTGCGTTCCGCGAATACGCCCAGCGTTGGAAATTCAAACGTCCCACACCCGCGGATTTCTTTCGCACCATGGAAGACGCATCCGGCGTGGATCTGGACTGGTTTTGGCGTGGCTGGTTCTACAGCACCGAACACGTCGACATCGGCATCGAATCGGTGCGTCTGTACCAAATCGATAGCGGCGACCCCGATGAAAAGGCCGAACGTGACCGTCAGGAGCGTGATCGAAAGGAACCCGATGTCAGCGAAGAACGCAACAAGCCGATCGCAAAACGAATCGAGTGGCAACCTGGACTGAAGGATTTCTACAACAACCCGGAATACGACCCGTACAAGGTCGAGGAAGAAGACCGCAAATCGTTCCAAAAATTCCTGGACGGCTTGTCAAGTGACGAACGCTCCCTATTGAGACGGACGACGAATTTTTACGTCGTTGATTTCCGCAACGTCGGCGGCCTGGTGATGCCCGTGATCGTACGCATTCACTACAGCGACAACACCAACGAGATGCTGCGGATCCCCGCAGAGATCTGGCGACGCAACAGCCAACGGGTCAGCAAGCTGATCGTCTCGGACAAGGAAATCGTTTCGCTGGAACTGGACCCCAAACGCGAGACGGCCGACAGCAGCGAGAGCAACAACCACTGGCCGCCAAAACTGGTCCCCAGCCGTTTCAAATTGTTCAAGGACGAAAAGAAGAAAAACGAGATGCAGAAAGCAAACGTCGAACAAACCAAAGATGACTCTGCGGGCAAAGAGGAAGCGGATGACAAGGACGCCAAGAAAGAATCAGCTCCGCCTGAGCAGTCCGGAAAAACGGACGACGTCGAAGGAGAATCGCGATGA
- a CDS encoding DUF6702 family protein → MIVALLMSSLLMHAFHETVSEVQWNKETGRLEVALRMHVVDEQWLAHRAKQATKSDEQKMPWQLQYVRSRFLLDPKPSRPASTAAQADQAAQADQAVQAVKATQSGKATKTDKTDETNRQNKYHWVGSKSDGAHVWWFFEIETPEHHRPHRIEQLMLYEYEKDFSHRVILLPPERSETTTASDTVTTPVALTLTIQHPGGDLFPSTADSKTRNDEPISGKP, encoded by the coding sequence ATGATTGTCGCGCTGTTGATGTCGTCATTGTTGATGCACGCGTTTCATGAAACGGTCTCGGAAGTTCAGTGGAACAAGGAGACCGGACGTTTGGAAGTCGCATTGCGTATGCATGTCGTGGACGAACAGTGGTTGGCCCATCGGGCGAAACAAGCCACCAAGTCGGATGAGCAGAAAATGCCTTGGCAGCTTCAGTATGTCCGCAGCCGATTCCTGTTGGATCCCAAACCGAGTCGTCCGGCATCGACCGCTGCCCAGGCCGATCAAGCTGCCCAGGCTGATCAAGCTGTTCAGGCTGTTAAAGCCACCCAGTCCGGGAAAGCCACCAAGACTGACAAAACGGACGAGACGAATCGGCAGAACAAGTATCACTGGGTGGGCAGCAAGTCTGACGGCGCGCACGTCTGGTGGTTCTTTGAAATCGAAACGCCCGAGCACCATCGACCGCATCGAATCGAGCAACTGATGCTGTATGAGTACGAGAAGGATTTCTCGCACCGAGTCATCCTCCTGCCGCCGGAACGCTCCGAGACGACCACGGCCTCTGACACCGTCACGACGCCGGTTGCTCTAACGCTTACAATCCAGCATCCGGGAGGCGATTTGTTTCCCAGTACTGCTGACTCCAAGACTCGCAACGATGAACCAATCTCCGGCAAGCCCTGA
- a CDS encoding competence/damage-inducible protein A: protein MNQSPASPDVKANRIAEVISIGDEMTSGARLDTNGQWLSQRLGELGINVAFHTTVGDTMQHNIDVLRIASERADIVVCTGGLGPTQDDLTRQALADLVGVPLVLSESAMAHIANLFSQRQREMPERNRVQAMFPQGSQEIFNPQGTAPGVDLLVDRSRPTAGHRLGQTLDRAPCRIFALPGVPDEMKRMFDDTVAPRILSDSGSRSHIRHAVMKFFGTGESDMERRLGDMISREREPRVGITVSAATISLRITATGQDIGQCDAAIEATRLEIMELVGEYYFGDGETYEQHHAIDEMLRSRGQRLVTVELGHAAPLADWFASLGPESAFQAGLAISRRGDLSDFMGEGGEAGESTSDEYWLTADRFRRQSGADWLLLVDAYPSLESDDGGPLPAAEVTLTVIGPDGKRYCTETRLGGHPSIVQPRIGKAAMAWMRKVMASENQVA, encoded by the coding sequence ATGAACCAATCTCCGGCAAGCCCTGATGTGAAAGCGAATCGAATCGCCGAAGTGATCTCCATTGGCGATGAGATGACCAGCGGGGCAAGGCTCGACACCAACGGACAGTGGCTCAGCCAACGCTTGGGAGAGCTGGGGATCAACGTCGCTTTTCACACCACCGTCGGCGACACGATGCAACACAACATCGATGTCTTGCGGATCGCCTCGGAGAGGGCCGACATCGTCGTTTGCACGGGCGGACTCGGCCCCACACAAGACGACCTGACGCGTCAGGCATTGGCGGATCTGGTCGGTGTGCCTCTGGTGTTGAGCGAATCGGCGATGGCTCACATTGCCAACCTTTTTTCTCAACGGCAGCGTGAGATGCCCGAACGAAATCGTGTCCAAGCGATGTTCCCCCAGGGAAGCCAGGAAATCTTTAATCCTCAGGGAACCGCTCCCGGCGTTGATCTGCTGGTCGATCGTTCGCGGCCCACAGCAGGACACAGACTGGGACAAACACTGGACCGAGCGCCGTGCCGAATCTTTGCCTTGCCTGGGGTTCCCGATGAGATGAAACGCATGTTCGACGATACCGTTGCGCCGCGCATCCTGTCGGACTCAGGTTCACGCAGTCACATTCGCCACGCGGTCATGAAGTTCTTTGGCACCGGCGAGAGCGACATGGAACGTCGGCTCGGTGACATGATTTCGCGAGAGAGAGAACCTCGCGTGGGAATCACCGTCAGCGCCGCCACGATCTCGTTGAGGATCACCGCGACGGGGCAAGACATCGGGCAATGCGACGCGGCGATCGAAGCGACGCGGTTGGAAATCATGGAGCTCGTCGGGGAATACTATTTTGGCGACGGCGAAACGTATGAGCAGCATCACGCGATCGATGAGATGTTGCGGTCGCGTGGGCAAAGGTTGGTCACCGTCGAATTGGGGCACGCCGCTCCGCTGGCCGACTGGTTCGCTTCGTTGGGCCCGGAGTCTGCGTTTCAGGCCGGACTGGCGATAAGCCGACGAGGTGACTTGTCGGATTTCATGGGTGAGGGAGGCGAAGCCGGTGAGAGTACGAGCGACGAATATTGGCTGACTGCCGATCGGTTTCGCCGTCAAAGTGGCGCCGACTGGCTGTTGCTGGTGGACGCGTATCCCAGCTTGGAGTCAGACGATGGCGGGCCATTGCCGGCTGCGGAGGTCACCTTGACCGTGATCGGTCCCGACGGCAAACGATACTGCACAGAGACGCGTTTAGGTGGCCATCCGTCCATCGTTCAGCCGCGAATTGGAAAAGCCGCCATGGCTTGGATGAGAAAGGTGATGGCGTCGGAGAACCAAGTAGCATAG
- a CDS encoding PAS and helix-turn-helix domain-containing protein, producing the protein MTTPIEPTKRESAISRVSPQRIDPPEFDPTSIWMALTNTEGIGVCVMDRQGGLIFVNETTLGLFFDHPIDYHGKTIADFHPPEFVKERLEMIHQVLEQNRPLKIEHILHGRPIVSAVWPIHDVKPPYQRVLVISRTNTKIDYSGLRIPDHIETMDTKYIDLGPLDCLSRRELEVLALIGHGLSVPQVAGLLHRSQKTIENHKSSIAQKLSLHGQAEMVSIVTSMGLEVDDAKRKRMTR; encoded by the coding sequence ATGACGACTCCTATCGAACCAACCAAACGTGAGTCAGCTATTTCCCGGGTCAGTCCCCAGCGGATCGACCCTCCGGAGTTTGATCCGACGTCCATTTGGATGGCTTTGACGAACACGGAAGGCATCGGCGTTTGTGTGATGGACCGCCAGGGCGGGTTGATCTTCGTCAATGAAACGACGCTCGGATTGTTCTTTGATCATCCGATCGACTATCACGGAAAGACGATCGCTGATTTCCATCCTCCTGAGTTCGTCAAGGAACGCTTGGAGATGATCCATCAGGTGCTGGAGCAGAATCGACCGTTGAAGATCGAGCACATTTTGCACGGGCGACCGATCGTTTCGGCGGTTTGGCCGATCCATGATGTCAAACCTCCTTATCAACGTGTGTTAGTGATCAGTCGCACTAACACCAAGATTGACTATTCCGGACTACGTATCCCCGATCACATCGAGACGATGGACACCAAGTACATCGACTTGGGGCCGTTGGACTGTCTTTCCCGCCGCGAGTTGGAGGTGTTGGCGTTGATCGGCCACGGTTTGTCGGTCCCGCAAGTCGCCGGACTGTTGCACCGCAGTCAGAAGACGATCGAAAACCACAAGAGTTCGATCGCGCAAAAGCTGAGTCTACATGGTCAAGCCGAGATGGTTTCGATCGTCACTTCGATGGGTTTGGAAGTGGACGATGCCAAACGAAAGCGGATGACCCGCTAA
- a CDS encoding MBL fold metallo-hydrolase, with the protein MLTRQPIFPGIIELNFQAREVLGCNVYLIFDADEWLLIDIGYEETVDDFIQIIRQLDFPFTNCKTLIATHADVDHIQGLAKAKQLLKTTVTAHPNAVKPLRDGDTLITLAEIEAQNLKLDMPPVTVEHEVNDGDIITVGNLELEVWHTPGHTNSQLAFRMGDVLLSGDNIYRDGCIGAIDAHHGSDIKAFVRSLQRIRDSDVKWLAPSHGPIFANDADFMNRTIDRVRGYLKMADFGTLAESWPLMDEWDDEVETGKLPEGLTPPK; encoded by the coding sequence ATGCTGACCCGTCAACCGATCTTTCCCGGCATCATTGAACTGAACTTTCAAGCACGTGAGGTGTTGGGGTGCAATGTCTACCTGATTTTCGATGCCGATGAATGGTTGCTGATCGACATCGGCTACGAAGAAACGGTCGATGATTTCATCCAAATCATACGCCAACTGGACTTTCCGTTTACCAATTGCAAAACGCTGATCGCGACGCATGCCGATGTCGATCACATCCAAGGTCTCGCCAAAGCAAAACAGTTGCTCAAAACGACCGTCACCGCGCATCCCAATGCCGTCAAACCCCTGCGTGACGGTGATACCCTGATCACTTTGGCCGAGATCGAAGCCCAAAACCTGAAACTCGACATGCCACCGGTCACGGTGGAGCACGAAGTCAATGATGGAGACATCATCACGGTGGGTAACTTGGAATTGGAAGTCTGGCATACCCCCGGCCACACCAACAGCCAACTGGCCTTCCGAATGGGCGATGTCTTGCTCAGCGGCGACAACATCTATCGCGATGGTTGCATCGGCGCGATCGACGCACACCACGGCAGCGACATCAAAGCCTTTGTCCGATCGCTGCAGCGCATCCGTGACAGCGATGTCAAATGGCTCGCGCCCAGCCACGGACCCATCTTTGCCAACGACGCCGACTTCATGAACCGTACTATCGACCGCGTCCGAGGTTATCTCAAAATGGCTGACTTCGGAACGCTCGCCGAAAGCTGGCCCCTGATGGATGAGTGGGACGACGAAGTCGAAACGGGAAAGCTACCCGAAGGTCTCACGCCACCCAAGTGA
- a CDS encoding SDR family oxidoreductase: MPEKHAKSVDLTPKPGPEHTDDPSGVLIVGCGYLGAEVARMAAERGFSVWATTRSPDRARQFESLGWNPVVCDWTLSQTLANLPKVDRVLVAVSYDRASGLDRYDSQVGGLRNLLAVLPTQTRLCYISTTGVYHQTDGRWVDETSPTHPGRLGGSVHLAAEQQLHRDRPLSPWMVLRLAGIYGIGRVPRARDVIRGKPIQSPAEGYLNLIHVHDAARCVMAAWDKMSGANAPWHPTLSRRLYAVADDCPMPRGEFYREIARQTGSPMPRFESPPPGSSISMRSESNKRIWNRRMKSDLLPRLQFPDYRCGLASVLPSVLQ, from the coding sequence GTGCCCGAAAAACACGCAAAATCCGTAGATCTCACCCCCAAGCCAGGGCCAGAGCATACCGACGATCCGAGCGGCGTTTTGATCGTTGGATGCGGGTATTTGGGGGCGGAAGTCGCTCGAATGGCGGCGGAACGCGGCTTTTCGGTGTGGGCCACGACCCGCAGCCCCGACAGGGCCCGCCAATTTGAGTCGCTCGGCTGGAATCCCGTGGTCTGCGATTGGACACTTTCGCAAACGCTCGCGAACCTGCCCAAGGTGGACCGGGTGCTGGTCGCCGTCAGTTACGACCGGGCGAGCGGACTGGATCGGTACGATAGTCAAGTCGGCGGCCTGAGGAACCTGTTGGCCGTCCTGCCCACCCAAACCCGCCTGTGCTACATCAGCACCACCGGCGTCTACCATCAAACCGACGGCCGCTGGGTCGACGAAACCTCGCCCACTCACCCCGGTCGCCTCGGAGGCAGCGTTCACCTCGCCGCCGAACAACAACTGCATCGTGATCGACCGCTATCTCCCTGGATGGTCCTGCGACTGGCGGGCATCTACGGAATCGGCCGAGTCCCGCGAGCACGTGACGTCATTCGGGGCAAACCGATCCAGTCGCCTGCCGAGGGCTACCTCAACCTGATCCACGTACATGATGCGGCACGATGCGTGATGGCCGCTTGGGACAAGATGTCCGGCGCAAACGCGCCCTGGCACCCGACACTTTCTCGTCGACTCTATGCCGTGGCCGACGATTGCCCGATGCCCCGTGGCGAGTTCTACCGCGAGATTGCCCGTCAAACCGGCTCGCCGATGCCCCGATTTGAATCCCCACCGCCCGGTTCCTCGATCAGCATGCGGAGCGAAAGCAACAAACGGATCTGGAATCGACGCATGAAATCCGATCTGCTGCCCCGGTTGCAATTTCCCGATTATCGGTGCGGTCTGGCCAGTGTGCTGCCCTCGGTCCTACAATGA
- a CDS encoding S1C family serine protease, protein MALVWCEDSILSMLHRESIRMQIPFLRGFLLSRDVHHQPHRCRVVVAISLAMLLSVVGIGGGAGGDILRIPSASGQDTTLQSSPGLLDADQSGSGSSIPREIVTSTKTAATTGSAVEVPAELTELLKKGGVPRSIRELQLLEEQHRRVSQAAIPSTVSVQIGAAQGCGVVITGTGYVLTAAHVAMRPGKTAVITFSDGRKVMAKTLGMNRGVDAGLIRINAGQNGDRPWPHATLGSSEDLVPGMWCVATGHPGGYDPDRGVVTRVGRILIVRPDKLVTDCALIGGDSGGPLFDISGRLIGVHSRIGNDVSDNLHVPVDHYDFAWSRMADGVAWGFLPGFRPVLGVQGNKAEESARVVSVKEGSPADVAGLRADDIVEQFGEKQVTDFESLKAAVADTMPGERVPVWIKRGTSRLRLVVEIGRAD, encoded by the coding sequence ATGGCCTTGGTGTGGTGTGAGGATAGCATCCTGTCGATGCTGCACCGAGAATCGATCCGCATGCAGATTCCATTTCTCAGAGGGTTTCTCTTGAGTCGAGACGTTCATCATCAACCGCATCGATGCCGAGTCGTCGTCGCGATCAGCCTTGCGATGCTGCTGTCGGTGGTCGGCATCGGGGGCGGTGCCGGAGGCGACATTCTGAGGATTCCATCGGCCAGTGGCCAAGACACGACGCTGCAATCGAGTCCTGGCCTGCTGGATGCAGACCAATCCGGTTCCGGCTCGTCGATCCCTCGTGAGATCGTCACATCGACAAAGACTGCCGCCACGACAGGCTCTGCCGTTGAGGTGCCGGCCGAGTTGACGGAGCTCTTGAAAAAAGGCGGAGTGCCCAGGTCGATTCGTGAACTGCAACTCTTGGAGGAGCAGCATCGTCGGGTTTCGCAAGCTGCCATCCCCAGCACCGTCAGCGTGCAGATCGGCGCCGCTCAAGGATGCGGCGTCGTGATCACGGGCACCGGCTACGTTCTGACCGCAGCCCACGTGGCCATGCGACCTGGCAAGACAGCCGTGATCACTTTCTCCGATGGTCGTAAAGTGATGGCCAAGACGTTGGGGATGAATCGAGGCGTCGATGCCGGTTTGATTCGAATCAATGCGGGCCAAAACGGTGATCGACCGTGGCCCCACGCCACGCTGGGCAGCAGTGAAGATTTGGTGCCAGGTATGTGGTGCGTTGCGACGGGGCATCCGGGAGGATATGACCCGGATCGCGGTGTCGTCACTCGCGTCGGTCGAATCTTGATCGTACGACCGGACAAGTTGGTCACGGACTGTGCGTTGATCGGCGGTGACAGTGGTGGACCGCTGTTCGACATCTCCGGTCGATTGATCGGGGTGCATAGCCGAATCGGCAACGACGTTTCGGACAACTTACACGTGCCGGTGGACCACTACGATTTTGCTTGGAGCCGAATGGCTGATGGTGTAGCTTGGGGTTTCTTGCCTGGGTTCCGGCCTGTGCTGGGCGTTCAAGGCAACAAGGCGGAGGAGTCCGCACGTGTGGTCAGTGTCAAAGAAGGCTCGCCGGCAGACGTTGCCGGTTTGCGTGCCGACGACATCGTCGAACAGTTCGGCGAAAAACAAGTCACCGATTTTGAATCACTCAAAGCCGCCGTGGCGGACACGATGCCCGGCGAACGGGTTCCGGTATGGATCAAACGTGGGACCAGTCGACTACGCTTGGTCGTAGAGATCGGTCGAGCAGATTGA
- a CDS encoding trypsin-like peptidase domain-containing protein, which produces MMMIFKALSPGRKHVKHSIVAALLVTLVGWSGNVVAQDDMVPDWMRRNLRANLTTSRDSGAMMNLVQPFSKQVSDSVVQVFCGRRSVALGVVVAVDGYLITKRSELTGEPISVRFSDGRKVSAEVAGVRRSSDLALLKVDDSRELTPIEFSEESPLVGSFLISPGRAGRLIGLGVVGVQSRRIEHQGRLGVRLDENDSGPALVRMVYPESGAEHAGVQERDRILAVNGQQAVGRHGVIQALRQIYPGEVVALTIQRGDQTLDLDAVISDIGLLQESENDSKVNGPRSMRLSGFDQVIQHDTVLAPEQCGGPVLDSSGNVVGINIARAGRVVSYSLPASLVVPQVLSLLEEARHAR; this is translated from the coding sequence ATGATGATGATTTTCAAAGCACTCTCTCCTGGCCGCAAACACGTCAAACACAGCATCGTTGCCGCTCTGTTGGTGACATTGGTCGGATGGAGTGGAAACGTTGTCGCCCAAGACGACATGGTGCCCGATTGGATGCGTCGCAACCTGCGTGCGAATCTGACGACCAGCCGTGACAGCGGTGCGATGATGAATCTGGTTCAGCCGTTTTCCAAACAAGTATCGGATTCGGTGGTTCAAGTCTTTTGCGGTCGTCGCTCGGTTGCCTTGGGGGTCGTGGTCGCGGTCGATGGCTACCTGATCACCAAGCGTAGCGAGTTGACCGGCGAGCCGATCAGTGTTCGGTTCTCCGATGGACGCAAGGTTTCAGCCGAAGTCGCCGGTGTGCGCCGCAGTAGCGACTTGGCTCTGCTGAAAGTAGACGACTCTCGAGAACTCACACCGATCGAATTCTCTGAGGAATCACCCTTGGTGGGTAGTTTCTTGATCAGTCCCGGACGGGCCGGACGATTGATCGGATTGGGCGTCGTTGGGGTGCAGTCACGTCGAATCGAACACCAGGGCCGCTTGGGCGTCCGACTTGATGAAAACGATTCTGGACCGGCATTGGTGCGAATGGTTTATCCCGAGAGCGGCGCTGAGCACGCGGGGGTTCAAGAACGCGATCGCATCTTGGCCGTCAATGGACAGCAAGCCGTTGGGCGTCACGGCGTGATCCAAGCCTTGCGACAAATCTATCCGGGCGAAGTCGTCGCGTTGACCATCCAGCGGGGCGATCAGACGTTGGATCTCGATGCCGTGATCAGTGACATCGGTCTCTTGCAAGAGTCCGAAAACGACAGCAAGGTCAACGGCCCGCGCAGCATGAGACTCAGCGGATTCGATCAAGTCATCCAGCACGACACCGTACTGGCGCCGGAGCAGTGTGGTGGCCCCGTCCTGGATAGCTCCGGAAACGTGGTGGGAATCAACATTGCACGAGCGGGTCGCGTCGTCAGCTACTCTCTGCCCGCGTCGTTGGTAGTGCCACAGGTGCTGAGCTTATTGGAAGAAGCCCGTCACGCTCGATAA
- a CDS encoding fructosamine kinase family protein gives MKKSKPQQRSPVLDESFAGQLDPPRRVVESQTVGGGCISPAWQVLVERSDNGERERLFVKRNSMAMAENFRCEASGLTALAQTGTIRVPSPLATLVHGSHAYLVLPWIETSKRRNGFFEEFGRRLAQLHRATSGDQIGWHEDNFLGSAPQKNAAMQNWPHFVAEQRIGFQVRWAVDQGLADRRLQADCERIMSAMPEILDGRQQGTSLLHGDLWSGNYLCDDSGQPVLIDPAVSRGCREAEWGMIRLFGACPVEFEQAYQETWPMNDGWQRRSSVYVLYHLLNHLNLFGSGYLGQCRSLAAEIVSQ, from the coding sequence GTGAAAAAGAGCAAACCCCAACAGAGATCCCCCGTGTTGGATGAAAGCTTTGCCGGGCAGCTCGATCCGCCCAGACGCGTGGTCGAGTCACAGACTGTCGGTGGTGGGTGCATCAGCCCAGCGTGGCAGGTGTTGGTCGAGCGATCCGACAACGGAGAGCGGGAGCGATTGTTCGTCAAACGCAATTCGATGGCGATGGCGGAGAACTTTCGCTGCGAGGCGTCGGGGCTGACTGCCTTGGCACAGACAGGCACGATTCGCGTACCGAGTCCGCTCGCCACGTTGGTTCACGGCTCCCACGCGTATCTCGTGTTGCCGTGGATCGAAACCTCCAAACGGCGAAACGGGTTCTTTGAGGAGTTCGGTCGGCGACTGGCCCAATTGCATCGGGCGACATCAGGCGATCAGATCGGCTGGCACGAAGACAACTTTCTCGGCTCCGCGCCGCAGAAAAATGCAGCCATGCAGAATTGGCCTCACTTTGTGGCTGAGCAACGGATCGGATTTCAAGTTCGCTGGGCCGTTGATCAAGGATTAGCCGACCGACGATTGCAGGCCGATTGTGAGCGGATCATGTCCGCGATGCCCGAGATCCTGGACGGACGCCAGCAGGGGACCTCACTGCTGCACGGCGACTTGTGGAGCGGGAACTACTTGTGTGATGATTCGGGCCAGCCGGTATTGATCGACCCCGCCGTTTCCCGAGGGTGTCGAGAGGCCGAGTGGGGGATGATCCGACTCTTTGGAGCATGCCCGGTCGAGTTCGAGCAGGCCTATCAGGAAACTTGGCCGATGAACGACGGTTGGCAACGACGCTCTAGCGTTTATGTTTTGTATCACTTGCTGAACCATTTGAATTTGTTCGGCTCAGGTTACCTTGGACAGTGTCGATCCCTTGCTGCGGAAATCGTATCGCAGTAG